In Uranotaenia lowii strain MFRU-FL chromosome 2, ASM2978415v1, whole genome shotgun sequence, one genomic interval encodes:
- the LOC129742531 gene encoding uncharacterized protein LOC129742531, which yields MLRDAKDQRLGWDEPVPLMIDEVWRKFHQQLSSLNEIRINRCVIISNPVLLEIHCFSDASEKAYGACVYIRSQNSQGQRKATLLTSRSRVAPLKSQSIPRLELCGALLGAQLVVIVKKALKGEVSTFFWTDSTCVLRWLSSTPSTWTTFVANRVSKIQTMTEGCQWNHVAGKQNPADLISRGILPEEILDNEFWWNGPQWLTESMESWPIASVSMLEEEGEDERRHKKVAATTSVSREFNNWFISHFSDYTKLIRSTAIWIRLIRVLRKSKEGPTSGFLKAAELSEAEIVMVRLVQRECFQDELKSCSRGETVPRKSPLRWFNPFIQNGIIKVGGRLMHSQESEDFKHPMVLPANHNFTKLLFESYHKKLLHAGPQLTLCAVRQRFWPLGGRSVIRNVIHKCIKCFRVRPKPMEQFMGDLPAARVRESRPFTKTGVDYFGPVYLRHAPRKPSIKAYVAVFICFSTKAVHLELVTDLTTDRFLQALRRFLGRWGKVSDIYSDNGTNFIGARNYLNDLKKVLRSKDHLEQITKYCANDGIQWHLNPPRAPHFGGLWEAAVKSAKHHIIRVIGDHPLSFEDMQTLLVQVEACLNSRPITQQSDDPNDLEPLTPAHFWLGSSLQAVPERDLSNIPVNRLDKTQLIQQKVQQIWNRWRKEYLSQLQARTKRWNKNVKIEIGRLVVICDDNAPPIHWKMGRISEVHPGQDGVVRVVTLKTSSGFKTRAVERICLLPIQPESEMQPNAVQA from the coding sequence ATGTTGAGGGATGCTAAAGATCAACGACTGGGCTGGGATGAACCGGTACCGTTGATGATTGATGAAGTTTGGAGAAAATTCCACCAGCAACTCAGTTCGCTCAATGAGATCCGAATAAATCGATGCGTTATCATTTCTAACCCTGTTCTGCTTGAGATCCATTGTTTTTCTGATGCGTCAGAGAAGGCGTACGGAGCTTGTGTGTACATCCGCAGCCAGAACTCCCAAGGTCAACGGAAAGCAACCCTCCTTACATCAAGGTCACGCGTAGCACCGTTGAAGTCGCAAAGTATTCCTAGGCTAGAGTTGTGTGGAGCATTGCTTGGGGCCCAGCTGGTAGTCATTGTGAAAAAGGCCCTCAAGGGCGAAGTCTCGACATTCTTTTGGACCGACTCCACATGTGTTCTACGCTGGCTTTCCTCTACGCCGTCAACCTGGACTACTTTCGTGGCCAACAGGGTGAGCAAAATTCAAACCATGACCGAAGGGTGTCAATGGAACCATGTAGCAGGAAAGCAGAACCCCGCGGACTTAATCTCTCGTGGTATTCTACCCGAGGAGATTCTTGACAACGAGTTTTGGTGGAATGGTCCACAATGGTTAACAGAAAGCATGGAGAGCTGGCCAATCGCCTCGGTCAGCATGCTTGAAGAAGAAGGAGAAGACGAAAGGAGACACAAAAAGGTAGCTGCAACAACCTCGGTTAGCCGAGAGTTCAACAATTGGTTTATTTCCCACTTTTCCGACTATACGAAACTTATCCGTTCCACTGCTATTTGGATTCGCTTGATTCGAGTTCTTAGAAAGTCAAAAGAAGGTCCAACTTCTGGCTTTCTCAAAGCGGCAGAGTTGTCAGAGGCAGAAATTGTTATGGTACGCCTAGTTCAGCGAGAATGCTTCCAGGATGAGCTAAAGTCATGCTCAAGGGGGGAAACGGTTCCCAGAAAATCACCATTGCGTTGGTTCAACCCTTTTATTCAGAATGGCATCATTAAGGTCGGCGGTAGGCTGATGCATTCTCAGGAATCCGAAGATTTTAAACACCCCATGGTTCTACCCGCGAATCATAATTTCACCAAGCTACTTTTCGAATCGTACCACAAAAAATTGCTGCACGCTGGACCTCAGCTTACACTCTGCGCTGTCAGACAGCGGTTTTGGCCTCTGGGAGGAAGGAGCGTGATTAGAAATGTAATTCACAAATGCATAAAATGCTTCAGAGTGCGCCCGAAGCCTATGGAGCAATTCATGGGGGACTTGCCTGCGGCACGAGTTAGAGAATCACGTCCATTCACTAAAACCGGGGTTGATTATTTTGGCCCGGTTTATTTACGCCATGCGCCGCGTAAACCTTCGATAAAGGCTTATGTAGCggtgtttatttgtttttccacGAAGGCAGTGCACCTAGAATTGGTGACTGACCTTACAACAGATAGGTTTCTACAGGCGCTTAGAAGATTCCTGGGACGTTGGGGAAAGGTTTCAGATATTTATTCTGACAATGGAACCAACTTCATTGGCGCTAGAAACTATCTAAATGATTTGAAGAAGGTTCTGAGATCCAAGGATCATCTTGAACAAATTACGAAATACTGTGCAAACGACGGAATCCAATGGCATTTAAATCCTCCTCGAGCGCCGCATTTTGGTGGCCTATGGGAGGCGGCAGTAAAATCTGCAAAACACCACATCATTAGGGTCATTGGTGACCACCCTCTGTCCTTTGAGGACATGCAAACGTTGTTGGTTCAGGTGGAGGCTTGTCTTAATTCGAGGCCTATTACACAGCAATCAGATGATCCGAATGATTTAGAACCACTTACACCGGCACACTTTTGGTTGGGATCTTCCTTGCAGGCTGTTCCAGAACGTGATTTGTCGAACATACCTGTTAATAGGCTCGATAAGACACAGCTGATCCAACAAAAAGTCCAACAAATTTGGAATCGGTGGCGGAAAGAATATCTTTCGCAGCTACAAGCAAGAACGAAACGGtggaataaaaatgttaaaatcgaGATAGGTAGATTGGTAGTAATCTGCGATGACAATGCTCCACCAATCCATTGGAAGATGGGTCGCATATCTGAAGTACACCCTGGTCAAGATGGTGTTGTTCGGGTGGTGACGTTAAAGACGAGTAGTGGGTTCAAAACTCGGGCGGTTGAGCGAATATGTTTATTGCCAATTCAGCCTGAGTCTGAAATGCAGCCAAACGCTGTTCAAGCATAA